Proteins encoded together in one Planctomyces sp. SH-PL14 window:
- a CDS encoding alpha/beta hydrolase: protein MALILLGEAAFHIYYGRRILTYFEMSPPFLAPVGVPDPAAELIAFRSADGVILRGAIARTDDSPRGLVVFCPETRADFWSYQAYIPEALASGYDILSFDFRNQGFSDADSNYQPLHWLTKFEVSDLEAAIDFARRHERYSDLPIVLHGVSRGASAALHVAATRRDIAGVVTQGAFSCWTLFDHYVRKWKRAVIPRLQYVLPNWHNWITMWVARKMSERRRGGRYVSLESSLPRLRRLPMLWMGTQRDSCIPREVTETLFSLTGHPEGDLWMAPRGRHNGERVAAPEEFDRRLRNFLDQVGLPASSRKPIAAPMPNVA from the coding sequence GTGGCCCTCATTCTGCTGGGAGAGGCTGCGTTCCATATCTACTATGGTCGGCGCATCCTGACGTATTTCGAGATGTCGCCGCCGTTCCTGGCGCCCGTCGGAGTTCCTGACCCGGCGGCGGAACTGATCGCTTTCCGCAGTGCTGACGGGGTGATTCTCCGCGGGGCGATCGCACGGACCGATGACTCGCCGCGGGGACTCGTGGTCTTCTGCCCCGAGACCCGGGCCGACTTCTGGTCCTACCAGGCTTACATTCCCGAGGCGCTCGCTTCGGGCTACGACATCCTGTCGTTCGACTTTCGGAACCAGGGTTTCAGCGACGCCGATTCGAACTACCAGCCGCTCCACTGGCTGACGAAGTTTGAAGTCAGCGACCTCGAGGCGGCGATCGATTTCGCCCGCCGCCACGAACGCTATTCCGACCTCCCGATCGTCCTGCACGGGGTCTCGCGGGGCGCGAGCGCGGCGCTTCATGTCGCGGCGACCCGGCGGGACATTGCTGGTGTCGTGACGCAGGGGGCGTTCTCCTGCTGGACGCTTTTTGACCACTACGTCCGGAAGTGGAAACGGGCCGTTATTCCCCGCCTGCAGTACGTTCTGCCGAACTGGCACAACTGGATCACGATGTGGGTGGCCCGCAAGATGAGCGAGCGCCGCCGCGGCGGACGGTATGTCTCGCTTGAGTCCTCGCTCCCCCGCCTGCGGCGGCTGCCGATGCTCTGGATGGGGACGCAGCGGGACAGTTGCATCCCTCGCGAAGTGACCGAGACCCTGTTCTCATTGACCGGGCATCCGGAGGGAGACCTGTGGATGGCGCCGCGCGGCCGTCATAACGGTGAACGCGTGGCTGCTCCGGAGGAGTTCGACCGCCGCCTGCGGAACTTCCTCGATCAGGTCGGGCTTCCGGCCTCGAGCCGGAAGCCGATCGCGGCTCCGATGCCGAACGTCGCGTAG
- a CDS encoding IS630 family transposase (programmed frameshift), whose translation MKAYSMDLRNRVLADCDAGMEARQVAVKYNVSESWIRRLRQRRRESGETAPRRPKTSPPKWQPYADSIEQFVTDQPDATLAELKEHLEIPLSIPTLSRALIALRFTLKKKSSGAAEQDRPDVADQRTDWRKWQSSLSPEDMGRFVFIDETWASTNMSRRYGRSRKGQRLIGAVPHGHWKTTTFVAALRLEGLTAPVVIDGAINGRIFLAYVRQQLVPTLRTGDIVVMDNLASHKVLGVREAIEGAGARVAYLPPYSPDLNPIELVFSKLKRLLRSAKERTVEGLWELLGKVLDRFSADECGRYITHCGYHPSSKPAATPP comes from the exons ATGAAGGCTTACTCGATGGATCTCAGGAACCGGGTGCTGGCCGACTGCGACGCTGGGATGGAGGCCCGACAGGTTGCCGTGAAGTACAACGTCAGTGAGTCTTGGATCAGACGCCTCCGCCAGAGACGGCGGGAGAGCGGTGAAACGGCTCCCCGGCGACCGAAGACGTCTCCTCCCAAATGGCAGCCTTATGCTGACTCGATTGAGCAGTTCGTGACGGACCAGCCGGATGCCACGCTCGCGGAACTCAAAGAGCATCTGGAAATTCCACTCAGCATCCCGACTCTCTCCCGGGCGCTGATCGCCCTCCGGTTCACCTTGAAAAAAAAGTCTTCCG GCGCCGCGGAGCAGGACCGGCCGGACGTCGCCGACCAACGGACGGACTGGCGGAAGTGGCAAAGCTCACTGAGTCCGGAGGACATGGGCCGGTTTGTCTTCATCGACGAGACCTGGGCCTCGACGAACATGAGCCGCCGGTATGGCCGCAGCCGAAAAGGCCAGCGGCTGATCGGTGCGGTTCCCCATGGGCACTGGAAGACCACGACGTTCGTGGCGGCACTCCGGCTAGAGGGACTCACCGCGCCGGTGGTGATCGACGGCGCCATCAATGGGCGGATCTTCCTGGCCTACGTGCGCCAACAGCTGGTGCCAACCTTGCGGACTGGCGACATCGTGGTGATGGACAACCTGGCCTCGCACAAGGTGCTGGGTGTGCGGGAAGCCATTGAGGGGGCCGGAGCGCGGGTGGCCTACCTACCGCCGTACAGTCCAGACCTGAACCCCATCGAGCTGGTGTTCTCGAAGCTGAAGCGGCTGCTGCGGAGTGCCAAGGAGCGGACGGTGGAGGGGCTATGGGAACTGCTGGGGAAGGTTCTTGACCGCTTCTCCGCGGACGAATGTGGCCGCTACATCACCCATTGCGGGTACCACCCCAGTTCCAAGCCCGCCGCTACACCGCCGTGA
- a CDS encoding Rieske (2Fe-2S) protein yields MSEFQTVAQVGEIPEGEGRSFRVNGKMVGVFCVGGEHFAINDFCPHMGASLAEGYVEGHAVSCPWHAWRFSLKDGSWLDSPKSKIRSECFSVRVEGTAIQVCVPDPPPRQPAAGDSASPPTP; encoded by the coding sequence ATGAGCGAGTTCCAGACAGTCGCCCAAGTCGGCGAGATCCCGGAAGGAGAGGGGCGTTCCTTCCGAGTGAACGGCAAGATGGTGGGGGTCTTCTGCGTCGGCGGCGAGCACTTCGCCATCAACGATTTCTGCCCGCACATGGGAGCGTCGCTGGCCGAGGGCTATGTCGAAGGCCACGCCGTGAGCTGCCCCTGGCACGCCTGGCGATTCTCGCTCAAGGACGGAAGCTGGCTCGACAGCCCCAAGTCCAAGATCCGCAGTGAATGCTTTTCAGTCCGCGTGGAAGGGACCGCCATCCAGGTCTGCGTTCCCGACCCGCCTCCGCGGCAACCTGCGGCCGGCGACTCCGCTTCCCCGCCGACACCCTAG
- a CDS encoding endonuclease III domain-containing protein has product MSNVKKLKASDRLAIAQKVAAVLKKQYKGHPPEIEYPTLETLLFAAILENAPAPSATEAYERLLESFHDLNEIRVSSIAEIEQALEPLSEAGPKAVRIRELLQFTFEKYFNFDLEQLRRKTADVVDKQLAKIRHFTPFMKLCLHHYSLGAHAIPLDDRSREVLTWLGLVEPGMGVEEAAEDLKHIIRKADTDQFCHVIRQLATDPAYKGKFKVAAGTEPDPLSAVERLGNLLAGLPTKPAPKVVKTKKPEPTTMPKRTAKPAGKPPVPPTKVTKAKPAARKK; this is encoded by the coding sequence ATGTCAAACGTCAAGAAGTTGAAGGCATCCGATCGACTGGCGATCGCGCAGAAGGTCGCGGCGGTCCTGAAGAAGCAGTACAAGGGTCATCCGCCCGAGATCGAGTATCCGACGCTCGAAACGCTGCTCTTTGCCGCGATCCTGGAGAACGCTCCCGCTCCCTCGGCCACGGAAGCCTACGAGCGGCTCCTGGAGTCGTTCCACGACCTGAACGAGATTCGCGTCAGCTCCATCGCCGAGATCGAGCAGGCCCTCGAGCCCCTTTCCGAGGCGGGTCCCAAGGCGGTCCGCATCCGGGAGCTCCTGCAGTTCACGTTCGAGAAGTACTTCAACTTCGACCTCGAGCAGCTCCGGCGGAAGACGGCGGACGTCGTCGACAAGCAGCTGGCCAAGATCCGGCACTTCACCCCGTTCATGAAGCTGTGCCTGCACCACTATTCCCTCGGTGCGCACGCGATCCCGCTCGATGACCGCAGCCGCGAAGTCCTGACCTGGCTGGGGCTCGTGGAGCCGGGGATGGGAGTGGAGGAGGCGGCGGAAGACCTCAAGCACATCATCCGCAAGGCCGATACCGACCAGTTCTGCCACGTCATCCGGCAGCTCGCGACGGATCCCGCCTACAAGGGGAAGTTCAAGGTCGCCGCCGGAACGGAGCCCGACCCCCTCTCAGCGGTCGAGCGGCTCGGCAACCTCCTGGCTGGGCTTCCGACGAAGCCGGCTCCGAAAGTCGTCAAGACCAAGAAGCCCGAGCCCACCACGATGCCCAAGCGGACGGCCAAGCCCGCGGGCAAGCCCCCCGTCCCGCCGACGAAGGTCACGAAGGCGAAGCCAGCGGCCCGCAAGAAGTAG
- the rbfA gene encoding 30S ribosome-binding factor RbfA — protein MSQRRLARVAQAVKQVVSQAILMEMRDPRARNITVISVEVPEDLRSAKVYVSVMGDPKTERLSLKGLEAARGWLQQKIAEELDLRWTPVLSFIVDPGIKKSLEISRQLREALPEPADEDDDGEGDEEGEGDEENDEESAESIEDEGTAGPDEPAPPNPDREAP, from the coding sequence GTGTCCCAGCGTCGTCTCGCCCGTGTGGCCCAGGCCGTCAAGCAGGTCGTCAGTCAGGCGATCCTGATGGAGATGCGCGACCCGCGGGCGCGGAATATCACGGTCATCTCCGTCGAAGTCCCGGAGGACCTCCGCTCCGCCAAGGTGTACGTCTCCGTCATGGGGGATCCCAAGACGGAGCGGCTGAGCCTGAAGGGGCTCGAGGCGGCCCGCGGATGGCTTCAGCAGAAGATCGCCGAGGAGCTCGACCTGCGCTGGACGCCGGTCCTGTCGTTCATCGTCGACCCCGGGATCAAGAAGAGCCTGGAGATCAGCCGCCAGCTGCGGGAAGCGCTTCCCGAGCCGGCGGATGAGGACGACGACGGGGAGGGAGACGAGGAAGGCGAGGGGGACGAAGAGAACGACGAGGAGAGCGCGGAGTCGATCGAGGACGAGGGGACCGCCGGTCCGGACGAGCCGGCCCCCCCGAACCCGGATCGGGAGGCGCCGTGA
- the infB gene encoding translation initiation factor IF-2, producing MKIRIFALAKELNLDSKELIQYCNDAGLNVKSSPLASISPEERDMVLGFMKQRTKGASSAPAKPEPVGATREPIGGKLREMKKITPSGPLARTRPQEVVVEEPEEAVAPPVEEVIEEPVVEAPEPVVAEAAVVEEAPPAPEAEAEVEPAPPADSAPEAPPVAAAPPVEAKKGPPGPPPATAAPAAKAPPTAPPAAPAPAAPASPAVPTRPIARTTPMKRDEFGNRGLGAVRDMRAVGTVREPGKGGGTAPPTPAAGATPAPADRGGDDRRDRGRKPGFTMARPTFTPRAAPAADSTPAQKPEVRITPDAFKKTKLADIMERHKQVTPPGGAAGTRKKVTFTAEDDSAKKPGGKGGSSGGLDDIRRERQRKRSTTRTAAEEEEDRIVKQQKRHRRAGPVEFKKEAEVAFPTTMRHLSELLGRPVSALIGICMKNGKMVQINDPIDADTAFEIGFELGVEIRAAREDDVEDELQAWLDRPDEDFGVPVLPRPPIVTILGHVDHGKTTLVDRIRSANVAAGEAGGITQHIAAYQVEHKGQKLTFVDTPGHAAFGEMRARGANVTDIVVLVVAANDGVMPQTVECIAHAKAAGVPIVVAMNKIDLPGINETKVLTELAQHGIQAMEWGGDTEVVRVSGLQGINIDQLLETLLVTAELNGLSAPVETPADGVCLEAFRDEGRGPIAWAIVRRGTLRVGDMLLCGSATGRIRAMYNDRDQELTEAGPSTPVKIAGLDEVPSPGNAFFAVDDVEMAREVASRRRARGRDEVLARRGGPKTLEQFFAERDGTLKTLPLIIKADTPGSVEALRHEINKFEHPEVRVQIIHAGVGGVNESDVYLASSTGAITVAFHVVPEDRAASLAEQEGVQIRRYDIIYNVTDDIKKALEGLLKPERVEVQTGRAIVLRTFNISKTGTIAGCRVLSGLIERANRVHVIRDQKILNDYALASLKREKDDVREVRDGLECGIRLDGFNDVKEGDLLEAFRIEERKRTLD from the coding sequence TTGAAGATTCGGATTTTCGCACTCGCGAAAGAGCTCAATCTCGATAGCAAAGAGCTCATTCAGTACTGCAATGATGCGGGGCTCAACGTCAAGAGCTCGCCGCTCGCCAGCATTTCTCCGGAAGAACGGGACATGGTTCTCGGCTTCATGAAGCAGCGGACCAAGGGGGCCTCGTCCGCGCCGGCCAAGCCCGAGCCTGTCGGGGCGACTCGCGAACCGATCGGCGGCAAGCTCCGCGAGATGAAGAAGATCACCCCCTCCGGTCCGCTCGCGCGGACGCGGCCCCAGGAGGTCGTCGTCGAGGAGCCGGAAGAAGCGGTCGCCCCGCCGGTCGAAGAAGTGATCGAAGAGCCGGTCGTCGAAGCGCCGGAACCGGTCGTGGCCGAAGCAGCCGTCGTCGAAGAGGCTCCTCCGGCTCCCGAAGCGGAAGCCGAAGTCGAGCCGGCTCCGCCGGCGGACTCGGCCCCGGAGGCTCCTCCGGTCGCGGCGGCTCCTCCCGTGGAAGCGAAGAAGGGACCTCCGGGTCCTCCTCCGGCCACAGCGGCTCCGGCCGCCAAGGCGCCGCCGACCGCGCCTCCTGCGGCCCCCGCGCCGGCCGCTCCAGCCAGCCCCGCCGTTCCGACCCGGCCGATCGCCCGCACGACACCGATGAAGCGGGACGAGTTCGGCAACCGCGGCCTCGGGGCCGTGCGGGACATGCGAGCGGTCGGAACCGTTCGCGAACCGGGCAAGGGTGGTGGAACCGCTCCGCCGACCCCCGCCGCCGGAGCGACGCCCGCTCCCGCCGATCGGGGAGGGGACGACCGTCGCGACCGCGGCCGCAAGCCGGGCTTCACGATGGCCCGGCCGACGTTCACGCCGCGGGCCGCTCCGGCGGCCGACAGCACTCCGGCCCAGAAGCCGGAAGTCCGGATCACGCCGGACGCGTTCAAGAAGACCAAGCTCGCCGACATCATGGAGCGTCACAAGCAGGTGACGCCCCCCGGCGGTGCTGCGGGTACCCGGAAGAAGGTCACGTTCACGGCCGAGGACGACAGCGCCAAGAAGCCCGGCGGCAAGGGAGGAAGCTCGGGCGGGCTCGACGATATCCGCCGCGAGCGGCAGCGGAAGCGGTCGACGACCCGCACCGCCGCGGAGGAAGAAGAAGACCGCATCGTCAAGCAGCAGAAGCGGCATCGGCGGGCGGGTCCGGTCGAGTTCAAGAAGGAGGCGGAAGTCGCCTTCCCGACCACGATGCGGCACCTGTCCGAACTTCTGGGCCGTCCGGTCAGCGCGCTGATCGGGATCTGCATGAAGAACGGCAAGATGGTCCAGATCAACGACCCGATCGACGCCGACACGGCGTTCGAAATCGGGTTTGAGCTGGGGGTCGAAATCCGTGCCGCCCGCGAGGACGACGTCGAAGACGAACTCCAGGCCTGGCTCGACCGGCCGGACGAAGACTTCGGCGTTCCGGTCCTGCCGCGTCCGCCGATCGTCACGATCCTCGGCCACGTCGACCACGGCAAGACGACCCTCGTCGACCGGATCCGGTCGGCGAACGTCGCGGCGGGCGAAGCGGGGGGGATCACCCAGCACATCGCCGCCTACCAGGTCGAACACAAGGGTCAGAAGCTGACGTTCGTCGACACCCCCGGTCACGCGGCGTTCGGTGAGATGCGGGCCCGCGGGGCCAACGTCACCGACATCGTCGTGCTCGTGGTCGCCGCCAACGACGGCGTCATGCCGCAGACGGTCGAATGTATCGCCCACGCCAAGGCGGCGGGCGTGCCGATCGTCGTGGCGATGAACAAGATCGACCTCCCCGGCATCAACGAGACTAAGGTCCTTACCGAACTCGCCCAGCACGGCATCCAGGCGATGGAGTGGGGCGGCGACACGGAAGTGGTCCGGGTCTCGGGTCTGCAGGGGATCAACATCGACCAGTTGCTGGAGACGCTCCTCGTCACGGCGGAACTGAACGGCCTCTCCGCTCCGGTTGAGACGCCGGCCGACGGCGTGTGCCTCGAAGCCTTCCGCGACGAAGGCCGCGGTCCGATCGCCTGGGCGATCGTCCGCCGCGGTACGCTCCGCGTCGGCGACATGCTCCTGTGCGGTTCGGCCACCGGACGCATCCGGGCGATGTACAACGACCGCGACCAGGAGCTGACCGAGGCGGGTCCGTCGACCCCGGTGAAGATCGCCGGTCTCGACGAAGTCCCGAGCCCCGGCAACGCATTCTTCGCGGTGGATGACGTCGAAATGGCCCGCGAGGTGGCGTCCCGCCGCCGCGCCCGCGGCCGGGACGAGGTCCTTGCCCGCCGCGGCGGGCCCAAGACCCTCGAGCAGTTTTTCGCCGAGCGGGACGGAACCCTCAAGACCCTGCCGCTCATCATCAAGGCGGACACGCCAGGCTCGGTCGAGGCCCTCCGGCACGAGATCAACAAGTTCGAGCACCCGGAAGTCCGCGTGCAGATCATCCACGCTGGCGTCGGCGGGGTGAACGAGAGCGACGTGTATCTCGCCTCTTCGACGGGAGCGATCACCGTCGCCTTCCACGTCGTCCCTGAAGACCGGGCCGCCAGCCTGGCCGAGCAGGAAGGGGTCCAGATCCGCCGGTACGACATCATTTACAACGTCACGGACGACATCAAGAAGGCCCTCGAAGGTCTGCTCAAGCCGGAGCGGGTCGAAGTCCAGACCGGCCGGGCGATCGTCCTGCGGACCTTCAACATCAGCAAGACGGGAACCATTGCCGGTTGCCGCGTCCTGAGCGGGCTGATCGAGCGGGCCAACCGCGTCCACGTCATCCGCGACCAGAAGATCCTCAACGACTACGCCCTCGCCTCGCTGAAGCGGGAAAAGGACGACGTCCGCGAAGTCCGCGACGGTCTCGAGTGCGGGATTCGTCTCGACGGCTTCAACGACGTCAAGGAAGGGGACCTCCTGGAAGCCTTCCGGATCGAAGAGCGGAAGCGGACCCTGGATTAA
- the nusA gene encoding transcription termination factor NusA, with amino-acid sequence MNGSEVLRIVDAIHRDKNIDAEIVFEGIEQAILSAARKHYGEDREIVISIDRKSGEPAAKIDGSDLPRDELGELLGRIATQTAKQVMIQKFREAERDTLYDEFAEIRSQLVNGTVTRVDQSVATVNIGKIEALLPKSEQVPGEAHKVGDRIRAIVLEVKKMGSRIKVVLSRSHPDLVRRLFEVEIPEVADQLITVRSLAREAGYRSKVAVSCFDNNIDCVGACVGVRGSRIKTVVDELDGERIDIIRWNDSLQVLIPNALQPAEVEDVILCPMLGRVIVLVREDQLSLAIGKKGQNVRLASKLVGWDIEVMTREELDTQLDRSVQAFAEVPHVTEELAEALVSQGFFSFEDLSVIEPDQLAELGGLTPEQCDEIVARAEEESQREEAEAAVRKAQERANRNAPPAPAPVPAPAPAPAAAEAAVEGEQNGEAVAETAEPEAAPVEATGAGDNSGGAPVVEEA; translated from the coding sequence ATGAACGGAAGCGAAGTTCTGCGGATCGTGGACGCGATCCACCGCGATAAGAACATCGACGCCGAGATCGTCTTCGAAGGGATCGAGCAGGCCATTCTCTCCGCCGCCCGCAAGCACTACGGCGAAGACCGCGAGATCGTGATCTCGATCGACCGCAAGTCGGGCGAACCCGCCGCCAAGATCGACGGCTCCGACCTCCCCCGCGACGAGCTCGGGGAACTCCTCGGCCGCATCGCGACGCAGACCGCCAAGCAGGTCATGATCCAGAAGTTCCGCGAGGCGGAACGGGATACGCTTTACGACGAATTCGCGGAGATCCGCTCGCAGCTCGTCAACGGGACCGTGACCCGCGTCGACCAGAGCGTGGCGACCGTCAACATCGGCAAGATCGAGGCGCTCCTTCCGAAGAGCGAGCAGGTCCCCGGCGAAGCCCACAAGGTGGGTGATCGCATCCGGGCGATCGTCCTCGAAGTCAAGAAGATGGGGAGCCGGATCAAGGTGGTCCTCTCCCGCAGCCATCCGGACCTCGTCCGCCGGCTGTTCGAAGTCGAGATCCCGGAAGTCGCCGACCAGCTCATCACCGTCCGCTCCCTGGCCCGGGAAGCGGGGTACCGCTCCAAGGTCGCCGTCTCCTGCTTCGACAACAACATCGACTGCGTCGGCGCATGCGTCGGGGTCCGCGGCTCGCGGATCAAGACGGTCGTCGACGAGCTCGACGGCGAGCGGATCGACATCATCCGCTGGAATGACTCGCTCCAGGTCCTGATCCCCAACGCACTGCAGCCGGCCGAAGTCGAGGACGTCATCCTCTGTCCGATGCTCGGCCGCGTGATCGTCCTCGTCCGCGAGGACCAGCTCTCGCTGGCGATCGGAAAGAAGGGACAGAACGTCCGCCTGGCGTCGAAGCTGGTCGGCTGGGACATCGAAGTCATGACCCGCGAAGAGCTGGACACGCAGCTCGACCGCTCGGTTCAGGCCTTCGCCGAAGTCCCGCACGTCACCGAGGAGCTGGCGGAAGCGCTCGTCTCCCAGGGTTTCTTCAGCTTTGAAGACCTGTCGGTGATCGAGCCCGATCAGCTCGCCGAGCTCGGCGGACTGACCCCCGAGCAGTGCGACGAAATCGTCGCCCGCGCCGAAGAAGAGAGTCAGCGGGAAGAGGCGGAAGCGGCGGTCCGGAAGGCCCAGGAACGGGCCAATCGGAACGCTCCGCCGGCCCCGGCCCCGGTGCCTGCACCGGCCCCCGCTCCGGCGGCGGCCGAGGCGGCCGTCGAGGGAGAGCAGAATGGCGAAGCCGTTGCCGAGACGGCTGAGCCCGAAGCGGCCCCGGTCGAGGCGACTGGTGCCGGCGACAACAGTGGCGGAGCTCCAGTGGTGGAAGAGGCATGA
- a CDS encoding ABC transporter ATP-binding protein: MDNFRRLFPFLYPHRRRLIVSLVCGLIVAVLWGANLTVAFPIVKVLFEKQSLAEYAEGEIAVATAKIEMHTRQLQVITEQDAALERQGLPPENPQRVETRQAMVREQGRVNEFSRSHQQVLWLQCYVLPYIPGDKLQTLAAILGVLLVATGIKCVFLYFQEVLVNSVAELIIIDVRKQMLDQTLKNDYESLSQEGTAGLMSRFTYDTEQLSTTITLFAGKLIREPLKCLACMVGALVINWRLTLLSLLFVPLLGLTINQFGVLLKRACRRMMESMSRIYKVLEETFDGIKVILAFNTGTRHRKMFDDQCNEYYRTSMKVVKLDALTRPALELLGLAAMFIALLPGVYLVLKERTDIWGIKLSSEVMDPAMLGMLYAFLAGMLDPCRKMSTSFSRVKRANAAIDRIFDVIDDESRIPEPAEPVPFPSEFQSISFQNITFRYNPRNGIAPRESVLDGLSLDVKANEVVAVVGTNGCGKSTLLNLLLRLYDPQAGDIRIDDTSIRDMTTADLRSRIGLVTQDTVLFDDTILENIRYGSPDATREQIEKAAEMAHVLPIVERFPAGFETRVGEKGKELSGGQRQRIALARAIVRNPSILILDEPTSAIDAESEALIHATLRDFVKGRTAFIVTHSMSESLLQFVTRIVVVASGQVVADGNHAQLMDSSPLYRRLFDAPSRAVPRLKGGAAAEKPSVETERAVERTKGAAA; the protein is encoded by the coding sequence GTGGACAACTTTCGACGCCTTTTCCCGTTTCTCTACCCGCACCGCCGCCGGCTGATCGTTTCGCTGGTCTGCGGCCTGATCGTCGCCGTGCTGTGGGGGGCCAACCTTACGGTCGCGTTCCCGATCGTGAAGGTGCTGTTCGAGAAGCAGAGCCTCGCCGAATACGCCGAGGGGGAGATCGCCGTCGCGACGGCCAAGATCGAAATGCACACGCGGCAGCTCCAGGTGATCACGGAGCAGGACGCCGCCCTCGAACGACAGGGCCTCCCGCCGGAGAACCCGCAGCGCGTCGAGACCCGCCAGGCCATGGTCCGGGAGCAGGGGCGCGTCAACGAATTCTCCCGCTCGCACCAGCAGGTCCTCTGGCTGCAGTGCTACGTCCTTCCCTACATCCCCGGCGACAAGCTGCAGACCCTGGCCGCGATCCTGGGGGTCCTGCTCGTCGCCACCGGGATCAAGTGCGTTTTCCTGTACTTCCAGGAAGTCCTCGTCAACAGCGTCGCCGAGCTGATCATCATCGATGTCCGCAAGCAGATGCTCGATCAGACACTCAAGAATGACTACGAGTCCCTCTCGCAGGAGGGGACCGCCGGGCTCATGTCGCGGTTCACCTACGACACGGAACAGCTCTCGACGACCATCACGCTCTTTGCCGGGAAGCTGATCCGCGAGCCGCTCAAGTGCCTCGCCTGCATGGTCGGGGCCCTGGTCATCAACTGGCGGCTGACGCTCCTCTCGCTGCTGTTCGTTCCGCTCCTGGGACTGACGATCAACCAGTTTGGCGTGCTCCTCAAGCGGGCCTGCCGGCGGATGATGGAGAGCATGTCCCGGATCTACAAAGTGCTGGAGGAGACCTTCGACGGGATCAAGGTGATCCTGGCGTTCAACACCGGGACCCGGCATCGCAAGATGTTCGACGACCAGTGCAACGAGTACTACCGGACCTCGATGAAGGTCGTAAAGCTCGACGCCCTGACCCGCCCGGCCCTCGAGCTGCTGGGGCTGGCGGCCATGTTCATCGCCCTCCTCCCGGGGGTGTACCTCGTCCTCAAGGAGCGGACCGACATCTGGGGGATCAAGCTCTCGTCCGAGGTGATGGACCCCGCCATGCTGGGAATGCTGTACGCGTTCCTGGCCGGGATGCTCGATCCGTGCCGGAAGATGTCGACCTCGTTCTCCCGCGTGAAGCGGGCCAACGCCGCGATCGACCGGATCTTTGACGTCATCGACGACGAGTCCCGGATTCCCGAACCGGCCGAGCCGGTCCCGTTCCCGAGCGAGTTTCAGTCGATCTCCTTTCAGAACATCACGTTCCGCTACAACCCGCGGAACGGAATCGCCCCCCGGGAGAGCGTCCTGGACGGGCTCTCGCTGGACGTCAAGGCGAACGAAGTCGTGGCGGTCGTCGGCACCAACGGCTGCGGCAAGTCGACGCTCCTGAATCTCCTGCTGCGGCTCTACGATCCGCAGGCGGGGGACATCCGGATCGACGACACGTCGATCCGCGACATGACGACGGCCGACCTCCGCTCCCGGATCGGGCTCGTCACCCAGGACACCGTCCTGTTCGACGATACGATCCTTGAGAACATCCGCTACGGTTCCCCGGACGCCACGCGGGAGCAGATCGAGAAGGCGGCCGAAATGGCCCACGTCCTGCCGATCGTCGAACGGTTCCCCGCCGGGTTCGAGACCCGGGTGGGAGAGAAGGGGAAGGAACTGTCCGGCGGCCAGCGGCAGCGGATCGCGCTCGCCCGGGCGATCGTCCGGAATCCGTCGATCCTGATCCTCGACGAGCCGACCTCGGCGATCGACGCCGAGAGCGAAGCCCTGATCCACGCCACCCTGCGGGACTTTGTGAAGGGGCGGACGGCGTTCATCGTCACGCACTCGATGTCGGAAAGCCTCCTCCAGTTCGTGACCCGGATCGTCGTCGTGGCCAGCGGACAGGTGGTCGCCGACGGCAACCACGCGCAGCTGATGGACTCGAGCCCGCTCTACCGGCGGCTGTTCGACGCACCATCGCGGGCCGTTCCTCGACTCAAGGGAGGGGCGGCGGCAGAAAAACCCTCGGTCGAGACCGAAAGGGCCGTGGAACGGACGAAGGGGGCGGCCGCCTGA